The genomic region TTCAAACTTCCGATCCCACTCTTCCTGGGACACCTCGACGTAACTGTTCGGGTTGGCCGTGTGGTAGTAAGCGATGCCCTTCAGCTCGTACGGCGCAAACGCTCCGTCGACGGCCGGGTCGGTCTTTATGTTGAGGAAGTTGTACAAGAGCACCGCTCCCGCCGCCGCCCTCCCGCACATCAGGTGGTCCGGGTGCGACTCATAGGGCAGGTGGGGGTCCACCGTCATCACCAGGTCGGGCCGAAGCTCCCGGATGGCCCGGATCACGTCCTGCCGCACGGCATGCTCGGAGTAGTCGCCGCAGTCCGGGTAGCCCAGCCACCGGAGCTCCTTGACGCCGAGCACCCGGGCCGCGGCCTCCTGCTCCCGCTTTCGAACCGAAGCCAGTTCATCCGGCGCAAGCTCCCGTCCGTGCTGCCCTGCCCTGCCATCGGTCACGGTCAGGTAGAAGATCTCGGCGCCCAGCCGAGCCAGCCGGGCAATGGTGGCGCCTGCCCCGATGTCGGTGTCGTCCGGGTGCGGCTGAACGCACAGAACCCTCCGGCACTGCTCGATTTGCGGGGGCGGCACGATCTGGCGGATGACCTCGGGCGCGGATGGCATTGATGCCCTCACTCCCCGCCGGCCCGATTCGTCTCTCTGCCCCCGATCCCTCCACACCCGGAAGGCCAGCGCTAGCTGTGCCGGCTCGAGCGGACGTACTCCACGAGCCCGAACAGGCCGACGGCCAGGCCGATCAGGGACGCGGCATAGGCCACGAAGCTCAACAGGAAGCTCGGCGGCAGGATCCGAACCACCATCAGGAAGGGCAGCACCCACCCCAGCACCAGCAACAGCAAGCCTGCGGCGACCAGGCCGATCGGCTTCGCCCGCATCACTCGCGGTACAGCCAGCACGCCGCGCGGTGCCCCGGCGCGACCTCAAATGCCGGCGGCTCCTTTGACTCGCAGAGCCCCTTGATGGCCAGCGGGCAGCGTGGGTGGAAGCGGCAGCCCGGCGGAGGCCTGACGAGGCTCGGCGGCTCCCCGGGCGGCACCACTTTGAACGTGACCGCGTTGGCCGGATCCGGATCGGGAATCGCGGCCAGAAGCGCCTGGGTGTACGGGTGGCTCGGGTTTCGCAGAATCTGCGTGGTGGGTGCCTGCTCCACGATCTTGCCGCCGTACATCACGAAGATGCGCTCGGAAAAGTAGCGGACCGTCGACAGATCGTGCGTGATGTAGATGACGCCCAGGTCGTGGGCCTGCTGCAGGCCGTACAGAAGCTGCAGGATCTCCACCCGCACCGACGCATCCAGCATCGACACGGGCTCGTCCGCCACGATGAGCTTGGGATCCAGGATGGTGGCCCGCGCGATGACGAGGCGCTGCTGCTGCCCCCCGCTGAGCATGTGGGGAAACTTCGGCAGGAATTCCTCAACCGGGACCAGCTTGACCTCCTCGAGGGCCTTGCGGATGCGCCGGTTCCGTTCCTGCTTGCTCCTGGCGCCGTTGATGAGCAGGGGCTCTTCCAGGATGCGGTGCACATCCATGAAAGGGGGCAGCGCGCCATAGGGGTCCTGCTGCACGTACCCGACTCGGGACCGGTACCACCGGATCTCCTGTGACCCGCCTGCGTCGATCCGTTTTCCGTCGAAGACGATCTCGCCTTTGGTGGGCGCATGCAGGCCCAGGATGGTCTTCGCCAGCGTGCTCTTCCCGCAGCCGCTCTCCCCAACGATGGCGACCGCTTCACCCCGCCTGAGCTCGAAGCTTACCCCGTCCACGGCCCGGACGACGCCCGTGCGGACAAAGCCCCACCGCCTCAGCTCGAACCAGGTGTGCAGACCCATGACTGAAAGCAGCGGCTCGCCTGTGGTCTGCGGCTTCACCGGTGCAGCCAGCACTTGACCCATCGCCCGTCTTCAACCTCCACGGGGGGCGGCTCCTCCTCACACCGGGCAAACCTCGCCGGACAGCGGTCTGCAAACCGGCAGCGCCCGGGCGGGTTGATCAGGCTGGGCGGTTGGCCCGGGATGAAGGCCAGCGCCTTCTCCTCGCGCAGGGTCGGTACGCTCCCCATGAGCTTCTTCGAGTACGGGTGGAGCGGCTCCTGGTAAAAGCGCGCGGCGTCGGCCAGCTCCACCACCTGCCCCGCGTACATGACGGCGACGTCATCGGCCAGCTCGCTGGCGGCGGCGATGTCGTGGGTGATGAGGATGAACGTTGTCGCCAGATCCCGCTTGATCCGCTTGAGCACGTTCATCAAATTGGCCTGGGTCAGCACGTCGAGGGCCGAGGTGGGCTCGTCGAGCAGCACCAGCTCCGGCTGCATCACCAGTGCCATCGCGATGGCGGCCCGTTGGCGCATTCCGCCGCTCAACTCGAACGGGTAGCGGTTCAGGAAGTCCGCCGGCACCCCCACCAGCCGGAAGACCTCCTTGACCCGTTCCAGCGCCTCCTTCTTGCCGGTCACGCGGCGGTGAATCAGCAGCGGCTCGGCAACCTGCTCCTCGACCCTGATGACCGGGTTCAGCGAGTTCATCGCGGCCTGCGGCACCAGGGCGACCTTGAGCCACCGGACCTCCCGGCGGAAGCGTTCCTCGTCGAGCCGCATGACGTCGGTTCCGCCCAGGAAGACCCGCCCGGTGTACGTGTGAACGTTCCGCGGCAAGAGCCTCAGGATGGCCCTGGCCAGCGAGCTCTTCCCCGAACCGGACTCGCCGATGACCACCAGCGTTCGGCCCCGGGTAAGGCCAAAGCTGACGCCGTCCACCGCCTGGACCGTCCCTTTGGTGGTTCGGAAGTAGAGGCGCAGGTTTTCAACCCGCAGCGGGCCGTTCGTGGCTACCCCATCTATGCGACTACCCCACTACATCTCCCGCAGCCTCGGATTGAAGATGCGGTCAAGGGCAAACCCCAGCATGGCAAAGCCGAGACCCGTCAGCATGAGCAGGACCGAGGGGCTCAATACCCAGTAGTAATAGCCGTTGTACAGGGCGCCGTTGGAATAGGCGTCCTCCAGCACCTTCCCCCACGTCGGCAGAACGGGGTCGCCCAGCCCCAGGACGGCCAGCGTTGCCTCGAGGAAGACGTACGTGGGGATCAGGACGACGAACTGCGGGACCAGCACCGGCACCACTCTTGGAATCATGTAACGGAACACGATCCGCAGGTTGCTCGCCCCGTAGGCTCTCGCCGCCTCGATGAAGGGCGACTCCTTCACCTGCAAGAACATCGCCCGGTACGTCTTGATGCCGGCGCTGAACGCCCCTAGAAGGATGACCACGCCCAGCATCACCCAGATGCTCTTGGAGTACAGGGTTCCCACCATGATGAGGATGGGGAGAACGGGCAGGATCAGGTTGACCTCGGTCACGCGCTGGATGAGTCCGTCAACCCACCGCCCGTACCAGACCCCGATGGCCGCGATGACCATGGTGGTCACGGTGGATCCCACGGCGGCCAGAAAGCCGAAGGCGAGGGCGATGGGCGCCCCCCACAGCAGCGCGACCATGATGTCCCGGCGCCGGTGGTCGCTTCCCGCCAGCCCGTGCACCTTGCCGTAGACGACAAGCTTCGCGTCCAGATCGTCGCTTTCCCCGAACAGCAGTCCCTCGACGATGAGGCTGTACGTGCCCTTGAGCGGGACGGGCTTTTCCGCCCCCGGATCGGCGAAGAGCCCGACCTCGGGAGCCCGGCCCCCAAGCCGGCGCTGGAGGCGGGCGTCCTGCGACAGGCGGTAGGTCTCCGCGGCTCTCACCGGGCGCTCGCCAAGGCGGATCTCGCGGCCGTCGGGGGTCTTCCAGGAGAGGGAGACGTTCGGCCGCCGCTCCTCATACGTCCCCTCGAGAAAGACGCTGACTTCCTGCGGAAAGTCGTCGTACGGGTAGTTGAAGGCGAAGGCGATGCTGACCTGCTTGAGATCCTCGGAGAGCGCCTCCACCCGCTTCAGTCCGGGGCTGGCGGTGGTGCTCAGCACGACGGTCTCGGGAAGGTTGACTCCGGGAAAGAGGTTGACCCATCGCGGCATGGCGTTTTTGGGGTTTTCCAGCCAGACGCCCTCGCTGCCCCGCCACAGCCTGATCCCTTCGCTGAGCGGCATGCTGGCGACGGTGTAGATGGAGAGGCCCACCAGCCCTGCGATGATGACCAGCCCCGCGACGGCCGACGGGTACCGGGCGAGTTGCCTGAGCCCTTCCTGCAACGCCTTCATGATCGCGGGCTCTCAGCTCCGACTTTCACCCTGGGATCGACCAGGGCGTAGACGATGTCCAGCACGAAGACCGTCACGGCGAGCAGGTATGCGTAGATGACGACCGACCCCACGATCACCGGCGTATCGGTGAGGCCGATCGCCCGGAAGAGCAGCCGGCCGAGCCCCGGCCAGTTGAAGATGGTCTCCAGCACGATGGCCCCCGTCCACAACGTGATGAGCGTCAGGGCGAAGCTGGTGATGATGGTGGGAAGCGTTGGCCTGAGGATGTAGCGCCGCTCGATGGCGCTCGACGGCAGCCCCTTGGCCTTCGCCATCTCCACGTAGTCCTCGCTGGAGTAGATGAGGAAGAAGGTACGCCAGTAGTAGATGGTGAGGAATATGGCGCTGACGACGATGGCGGTGACCGGCAGGATCAGGTGCCTGAGTACGCTTAGGGCGTACTGCAGGAGCTCTCGGGGAGGCGGAGCGGCGACCATCCCGCCGAAGGGCAGGACCCGCAGCGCGGCCGCGAAGATCAGGATGAGGAAGACGCCGTAGAACCAAGCGGGAGCGGCCGAGGTGGGCGCGAGCGCGACGATGGCCCTGTCCAGGGTGCTGCCGTAACGCCGGGACAGGAAGAGGGCAACGAAGACGGATACGAAGAAGAGCAACAGCTGGGCGGTGGCGAAGAGCAACAGGGTCGGTGCAAGCCGCTCCAGCAGGATCAGCCGCACCTGACGCGACCCGCTGTCGCTCGTCAACTGCTCGGCCCGCCCCAAATCCAGCGTCAGGGCGTTTTTGAGGTACATGAAGCTGCGCACGGCAAACGGCCGGTCAAGCCCCATGCGTTCCTCAAGGATCTTCACCTGCTGCTCGATGAGCCTCCTGC from Bacillota bacterium harbors:
- a CDS encoding PIG-L deacetylase family protein; protein product: MPSAPEVIRQIVPPPQIEQCRRVLCVQPHPDDTDIGAGATIARLARLGAEIFYLTVTDGRAGQHGRELAPDELASVRKREQEAAARVLGVKELRWLGYPDCGDYSEHAVRQDVIRAIRELRPDLVMTVDPHLPYESHPDHLMCGRAAAGAVLLYNFLNIKTDPAVDGAFAPYELKGIAYYHTANPNSYVEVSQEEWDRKFE
- a CDS encoding ABC transporter ATP-binding protein; amino-acid sequence: MGLHTWFELRRWGFVRTGVVRAVDGVSFELRRGEAVAIVGESGCGKSTLAKTILGLHAPTKGEIVFDGKRIDAGGSQEIRWYRSRVGYVQQDPYGALPPFMDVHRILEEPLLINGARSKQERNRRIRKALEEVKLVPVEEFLPKFPHMLSGGQQQRLVIARATILDPKLIVADEPVSMLDASVRVEILQLLYGLQQAHDLGVIYITHDLSTVRYFSERIFVMYGGKIVEQAPTTQILRNPSHPYTQALLAAIPDPDPANAVTFKVVPPGEPPSLVRPPPGCRFHPRCPLAIKGLCESKEPPAFEVAPGHRAACWLYRE
- a CDS encoding ABC transporter ATP-binding protein: MDGVSFGLTRGRTLVVIGESGSGKSSLARAILRLLPRNVHTYTGRVFLGGTDVMRLDEERFRREVRWLKVALVPQAAMNSLNPVIRVEEQVAEPLLIHRRVTGKKEALERVKEVFRLVGVPADFLNRYPFELSGGMRQRAAIAMALVMQPELVLLDEPTSALDVLTQANLMNVLKRIKRDLATTFILITHDIAAASELADDVAVMYAGQVVELADAARFYQEPLHPYSKKLMGSVPTLREEKALAFIPGQPPSLINPPGRCRFADRCPARFARCEEEPPPVEVEDGRWVKCWLHR
- a CDS encoding ABC transporter permease, translated to MKALQEGLRQLARYPSAVAGLVIIAGLVGLSIYTVASMPLSEGIRLWRGSEGVWLENPKNAMPRWVNLFPGVNLPETVVLSTTASPGLKRVEALSEDLKQVSIAFAFNYPYDDFPQEVSVFLEGTYEERRPNVSLSWKTPDGREIRLGERPVRAAETYRLSQDARLQRRLGGRAPEVGLFADPGAEKPVPLKGTYSLIVEGLLFGESDDLDAKLVVYGKVHGLAGSDHRRRDIMVALLWGAPIALAFGFLAAVGSTVTTMVIAAIGVWYGRWVDGLIQRVTEVNLILPVLPILIMVGTLYSKSIWVMLGVVILLGAFSAGIKTYRAMFLQVKESPFIEAARAYGASNLRIVFRYMIPRVVPVLVPQFVVLIPTYVFLEATLAVLGLGDPVLPTWGKVLEDAYSNGALYNGYYYWVLSPSVLLMLTGLGFAMLGFALDRIFNPRLREM
- a CDS encoding ABC transporter permease produces the protein MQRLGVRTGAPATALARVGKYTLVRGVALFFTVVVGVYLTILVANMGGYVDQIRRASIWEMVAVGVAANPELQELSPAERRRLIEQQVKILEERMGLDRPFAVRSFMYLKNALTLDLGRAEQLTSDSGSRQVRLILLERLAPTLLLFATAQLLLFFVSVFVALFLSRRYGSTLDRAIVALAPTSAAPAWFYGVFLILIFAAALRVLPFGGMVAAPPPRELLQYALSVLRHLILPVTAIVVSAIFLTIYYWRTFFLIYSSEDYVEMAKAKGLPSSAIERRYILRPTLPTIITSFALTLITLWTGAIVLETIFNWPGLGRLLFRAIGLTDTPVIVGSVVIYAYLLAVTVFVLDIVYALVDPRVKVGAESPRS